Proteins co-encoded in one Kocuria flava genomic window:
- a CDS encoding pyridoxal phosphate-dependent aminotransferase — translation MAVVKQSEKLKNVLYDIRGPVLEQAERMEAEGHRILKLNIGNPAPFGFEAPDAILVDMIKNLPDAQGYSDSRGIYSARTAVVQYYQTRGIMNLDTDDVYLGNGVSEMITMSLQALCNPGDEILVPSPDYPLWTASVALSGGTPVHYRCDEDNGWNPDLEDLAAKITPQTRGIVIINPNNPTGAVYSREVLQSIVDLAKEHELLLFSDEIYEKITYDGAQMINTATLTGEDVLCLTFSGLSKAYRVAGYRSGWLAITGPNWKAESFIEGVKLLANMRMCANVPAQHAIQTALGGYQTINDLILPGGRLKAQRDLAHRRLNEIDGITCEQADGALYLFPKLDVEKFGIVDDEKFALDLLKEQKILVTHGRAFNWPDPDHFRLVTLPSVEVLGTALDRIEEFLSSYRQ, via the coding sequence ATGGCAGTGGTCAAGCAGTCCGAGAAGCTGAAGAACGTCCTCTACGACATCCGCGGGCCCGTCCTGGAGCAGGCGGAGCGCATGGAGGCGGAGGGCCACCGGATCCTCAAGCTCAACATCGGCAACCCTGCCCCCTTCGGCTTCGAGGCGCCGGACGCGATCCTCGTGGACATGATCAAGAACCTGCCCGACGCGCAGGGCTACTCGGACTCCCGGGGCATCTACTCGGCGCGCACCGCGGTGGTGCAGTACTACCAGACGCGCGGGATCATGAACCTCGACACCGACGACGTCTACCTGGGCAACGGCGTCTCCGAGATGATCACGATGTCCCTGCAGGCGCTGTGCAACCCCGGCGACGAGATCCTGGTGCCCTCCCCGGACTACCCGCTGTGGACGGCCTCCGTGGCGCTGTCCGGCGGCACCCCGGTGCACTACCGGTGCGACGAGGACAACGGCTGGAACCCCGACCTCGAGGACCTCGCGGCGAAGATCACCCCGCAGACCCGGGGCATCGTGATCATCAACCCGAACAACCCCACGGGCGCGGTCTACTCGCGGGAGGTGCTGCAGTCGATCGTGGACCTCGCCAAGGAGCACGAGCTGCTGCTGTTCTCCGACGAGATCTACGAGAAGATCACCTACGACGGCGCGCAGATGATCAACACGGCCACCCTCACGGGCGAGGACGTGCTGTGCCTGACCTTCTCGGGGCTGTCCAAGGCCTACCGGGTCGCCGGCTACCGCTCCGGGTGGCTGGCCATCACGGGCCCGAACTGGAAGGCCGAGAGCTTCATCGAGGGCGTCAAGCTGCTGGCCAACATGCGCATGTGCGCCAACGTCCCCGCCCAGCACGCCATCCAGACCGCACTGGGCGGGTACCAGACGATCAACGACCTCATCCTGCCCGGCGGGCGGCTCAAGGCCCAGCGCGACCTCGCCCACCGGCGGCTCAACGAGATCGACGGCATCACGTGCGAGCAGGCCGACGGCGCGCTCTACCTCTTCCCCAAGCTCGACGTCGAGAAGTTCGGGATCGTCGACGACGAGAAGTTCGCCCTGGACCTGCTCAAGGAGCAGAAGATCCTCGTCACCCACGGCCGGGCCTTCAACTGGCCGGATCCGGACCATTTCCGGCTGGTGACCCTGCCCTCGGTCGAGGTGCTGGGCACGGCCCTGGACCGGATCGAGGAGTTCCTCTCCAGCTACCGCCAGTGA
- a CDS encoding NUDIX hydrolase: MSLSMDTRVGAYAVVVRDGAVLLSHWNPRRPGVPGGWSLPGGGMEIGEQPAETAVREVLEETGFTVELDGLLGVHSRHMVAGERLDGLARPFHALRVVYRAHVVAGSLAHEVGGSSDEARWVPLPEVAGLPLVGLVPVALAMAGLIAGDPGTTGPASTGPASTGPAGEDR, encoded by the coding sequence ATGAGTCTTTCCATGGACACCCGGGTCGGTGCCTACGCGGTGGTCGTCCGGGACGGGGCGGTGCTGCTGAGCCACTGGAACCCCCGCCGCCCCGGCGTCCCCGGGGGGTGGAGCCTGCCCGGCGGCGGGATGGAGATCGGCGAGCAGCCCGCCGAGACCGCGGTGCGCGAGGTCCTGGAGGAGACCGGCTTCACGGTGGAGCTCGACGGGCTGCTGGGCGTGCACAGCCGGCACATGGTGGCCGGGGAGCGGCTCGACGGGCTGGCCCGGCCGTTCCACGCGCTGCGCGTCGTCTACCGGGCCCACGTCGTGGCCGGGTCGCTGGCCCACGAGGTCGGCGGCTCCTCCGACGAGGCGCGGTGGGTGCCGCTGCCCGAGGTCGCCGGGCTGCCCCTCGTCGGCCTGGTGCCCGTGGCCCTGGCGATGGCCGGCCTGATCGCGGGGGATCCGGGAACCACCGGCCCGGCGAGCACCGGCCCGGCGAGCACCGGCCCGGCGGGGGAGGACCGATGA
- a CDS encoding glycine betaine ABC transporter substrate-binding protein yields MTRSAASARGRAGRSGARRARARRAAPHRPRTHPSRGPRGAAALAALALLAGCAAPAPQEPQPSPSGTAAAPIRIATGPTDQTAVLAHVYAERLRAAGFEASVEDTGEDPAGHLAALERGEVRLAADYSGHLYLRLRSQQVPVPGATPTAAPGATPSAAPTDPAPEGGLAADLSELLGLGDARADDDDVLAGVREVLPEHLRVLAPAPAENRVAVVVTRPTAVELELSDLEDLAPECAQLVLGTDRAFVARPEGREGLEDAYGCTPERVVPHGSTEELVGALLADEVGAAALFTASPEIEDNALVVLGDPLDVFVPQQVVPVAARDLPDEAVRVVDEVSAAVDTEDLVLMTRMTTAQDPYTPEETAQYWLREEQD; encoded by the coding sequence ATGACCCGCTCGGCCGCCTCCGCCCGGGGTCGCGCCGGCCGTTCCGGGGCCCGCCGGGCCAGGGCCCGCCGCGCCGCGCCCCACCGGCCCCGGACGCACCCCTCCAGGGGGCCGCGGGGCGCTGCCGCGCTCGCCGCGCTCGCCCTCCTGGCGGGGTGTGCGGCTCCGGCGCCGCAGGAGCCGCAGCCCTCGCCGTCGGGCACCGCGGCCGCGCCCATCCGGATCGCGACCGGGCCCACTGACCAGACCGCGGTCCTGGCCCACGTCTACGCCGAGCGCCTGCGGGCGGCGGGCTTCGAGGCGTCCGTCGAGGACACGGGCGAGGACCCGGCGGGCCACCTCGCGGCCCTCGAGCGCGGGGAGGTCCGTCTCGCGGCCGACTACTCCGGGCACCTGTACCTGCGCCTGCGCTCGCAGCAGGTCCCCGTGCCCGGGGCCACCCCCACGGCGGCCCCGGGTGCCACGCCCTCGGCCGCCCCCACCGACCCGGCGCCGGAGGGCGGGCTGGCCGCGGACCTCTCCGAGCTGCTGGGCCTCGGGGACGCCCGGGCCGACGACGACGACGTGCTGGCCGGCGTGCGCGAGGTCCTGCCCGAGCACCTGCGGGTGCTCGCGCCCGCACCGGCGGAGAACCGGGTGGCGGTGGTCGTCACCCGGCCCACCGCGGTCGAGCTCGAGCTCTCCGACCTCGAGGACCTCGCCCCGGAGTGCGCGCAGCTGGTGCTCGGCACGGACCGCGCCTTCGTCGCCCGGCCGGAGGGCCGCGAGGGCCTCGAGGACGCCTACGGGTGCACCCCCGAGCGGGTGGTCCCCCACGGGTCGACGGAGGAGCTGGTCGGGGCCCTGCTGGCCGACGAGGTCGGGGCCGCCGCCCTGTTCACGGCCTCCCCGGAGATCGAGGACAACGCGCTCGTGGTGCTCGGGGACCCGCTGGACGTCTTCGTGCCGCAGCAGGTCGTGCCCGTGGCGGCCCGGGACCTGCCCGACGAGGCCGTGCGGGTCGTCGACGAGGTCTCGGCGGCGGTCGACACCGAGGACCTCGTGCTGATGACCCGGATGACCACGGCCCAGGACCCCTACACCCCCGAGGAGACGGCGCAGTACTGGCTGCGCGAGGAGCAGGACTGA